From the genome of Flavobacterium ovatum, one region includes:
- a CDS encoding alanine/ornithine racemase family PLP-dependent enzyme, translating into MAFIKLYRNKLQENFTFLDEIFKSRNIDWGVVSKLLCGNTIYIKEIIALGVKEIHDSRVSNLKKIKEINPDIQTVYIKPPAKRSIERIVRYADVSFNTEKYTIQLLSEEAQKQNKIHKIIIMIEMGDLREGVMGEELIAFYGEILKLPNIEIRGIGTNLNCLSGVMPTQDKLIQLSLYKQLIEAKFNISIPWVSGGTSVAVPLILKNARPMAVNHFRIGEALFFGKDLFTGETMNGMHNDVFKLFAEIIEITEKPNTPTGELGENVAGNTLTVDENVDFGKTSLRAILDIGLLDMQPQYLQAEDDKITIVDASSDMLVIDISKSDKRYKIGDLVSFKLQYMGALYLLNSDYIEKKTE; encoded by the coding sequence ATGGCTTTTATAAAATTATACCGCAACAAACTGCAAGAAAATTTCACATTCTTAGACGAGATTTTTAAATCCCGTAATATAGATTGGGGAGTTGTTTCTAAACTTTTATGTGGCAACACCATATACATTAAGGAAATTATTGCTTTGGGAGTGAAAGAAATTCATGATTCCCGAGTAAGCAACTTGAAGAAAATAAAAGAAATTAATCCTGATATTCAGACGGTTTACATCAAACCTCCTGCAAAAAGAAGTATAGAGCGCATTGTTCGCTATGCTGACGTGAGCTTCAACACCGAAAAATATACCATTCAATTACTTTCAGAAGAAGCACAAAAACAGAATAAAATCCATAAAATCATTATTATGATCGAAATGGGGGATTTACGTGAAGGTGTGATGGGTGAAGAATTAATTGCCTTTTACGGCGAAATTCTAAAATTACCCAATATAGAAATCAGAGGTATAGGAACCAATCTCAACTGCTTGAGCGGTGTCATGCCTACCCAAGACAAACTGATCCAACTGAGTTTGTACAAACAATTGATTGAAGCCAAATTTAATATCAGCATTCCATGGGTTTCTGGCGGAACATCCGTAGCTGTACCTTTGATATTAAAAAATGCTCGACCGATGGCAGTCAATCATTTTAGAATTGGAGAAGCATTATTTTTCGGAAAAGACCTTTTTACAGGCGAAACTATGAATGGCATGCATAACGATGTTTTCAAACTTTTTGCAGAAATTATCGAAATCACCGAAAAACCCAATACTCCAACAGGAGAACTCGGAGAAAACGTTGCTGGAAATACTCTTACCGTAGATGAAAATGTTGATTTCGGTAAAACTTCCTTACGAGCCATACTTGACATAGGGCTACTAGACATGCAACCCCAGTATTTACAAGCCGAAGATGATAAAATAACTATTGTAGATGCCAGTTCAGATATGTTAGTGATTGACATTTCTAAATCGGACAAGAGGTACAAAATTGGAGACTTAGTAAGTTTTAAACTCCAATATATGGGAGCACTATATCTTTTGAACTCTGATTATATTGAAAAAAAAACAGAATAA
- a CDS encoding ammonium transporter, producing the protein MRKIILSVILIALLVFTFFSNFLLTPHTTASEAVVFDTGDTAWMIVATALVLIMTPGLGFFYGGMVGKKNVISTMLQSFMAMIIVSVLWIVIGFSLSFGTSIGGVIGNPMDYFMFQGVGTNTAWNLAPTIPFMLFALFQAKFAIITPALITGAFAERIRFWAYMLFMVLFILLIYAPLCHMTWHPDGLFFQMGVLDFAGGTVVHMSAGWAALAGAMFLGKRKVQKVSPARITYVLLGTGLLWFGWFGFNAGSAMGANGLAVQALGTTTVAAAAAGMAWVFIDKILGHKLSAMGACIGTVVGLVAITPAAGFVSIPHAIFIGVFSSLVSNYMVSLFPKGKIDDALDVFACHGVGGMTGMLLTGVFASSAVNPGVVDQGLIFGETTLFFHQTTALIMVSLFAFVGSYALFFIVNKITPLRVSEDKEELGLDISQHGEYL; encoded by the coding sequence ATGAGAAAAATTATTCTTAGCGTGATATTAATCGCACTTTTGGTTTTTACCTTCTTTTCAAATTTTCTTTTAACCCCACATACTACCGCTTCTGAAGCAGTTGTTTTTGACACTGGAGACACCGCTTGGATGATTGTAGCGACCGCCTTAGTCCTAATTATGACTCCTGGATTGGGATTCTTTTACGGAGGTATGGTTGGCAAAAAAAATGTCATCAGTACCATGCTTCAAAGTTTTATGGCCATGATTATTGTGAGCGTACTTTGGATCGTAATTGGTTTTAGTTTATCATTCGGTACTAGTATTGGAGGAGTTATAGGAAACCCAATGGATTATTTCATGTTTCAAGGAGTAGGAACCAACACCGCTTGGAACCTTGCCCCTACGATTCCTTTTATGTTATTTGCTTTATTTCAAGCTAAATTTGCGATCATCACACCTGCCTTAATTACAGGTGCATTTGCCGAGAGAATTCGTTTTTGGGCTTATATGTTATTCATGGTTTTGTTTATCCTTTTAATTTATGCTCCATTGTGTCATATGACTTGGCATCCTGATGGATTGTTCTTTCAAATGGGCGTATTGGATTTCGCAGGAGGAACTGTAGTTCACATGAGCGCTGGATGGGCAGCCTTAGCGGGCGCGATGTTCTTAGGAAAAAGAAAAGTTCAAAAAGTAAGTCCTGCTCGTATTACTTATGTATTATTAGGAACAGGATTATTATGGTTTGGATGGTTTGGTTTCAACGCAGGATCTGCCATGGGTGCTAACGGATTAGCCGTACAAGCATTAGGAACTACAACCGTTGCCGCAGCTGCTGCTGGTATGGCTTGGGTTTTCATTGACAAAATCCTAGGACACAAACTATCCGCTATGGGAGCTTGTATCGGAACTGTAGTAGGATTAGTAGCTATCACCCCTGCTGCAGGATTTGTAAGTATTCCACACGCAATTTTCATTGGAGTATTCAGTAGTTTAGTAAGTAATTATATGGTGAGTTTATTTCCAAAAGGAAAAATTGACGATGCCCTTGACGTATTTGCTTGTCACGGTGTAGGTGGTATGACAGGAATGTTGCTAACAGGAGTTTTTGCTTCCTCAGCAGTAAACCCTGGAGTAGTTGATCAAGGATTAATCTTTGGAGAAACAACTCTTTTCTTTCACCAAACTACTGCCTTAATAATGGTATCCCTATTCGCATTCGTTGGCTCATATGCATTATTCTTCATTGTAAACAAAATTACACCACTACGTGTAAGCGAAGACAAAGAAGAGCTAGGATTAGATATCTCTCAACACGGAGAATACCTTTAA
- a CDS encoding T9SS type A sorting domain-containing protein — protein MKKELLFIVTVFTISLQSQPKIKSAIEENFDGTNWYNSQGYNYEYDIDNNLKTETSYSWNGSSWTQSYKSTYIYNANNKATVHTEQQWDAINQYVNSIKTTYTYDSEGILEEILDQNWDGIQWVNAYQTFITNVNMAPSSVIDYKWNGSDWVNDYRITLTYTGNNPTQIINEEWDGTQFNISDRDLFTYNTNNYIVTYVNEIGNGTAWSEDQRITYELDTNGNRIRETETYQASNTKTEYHYDLSAQLSTFLHPFKEKTGVDYFFEDFPYVNKILDQVNYNYDSFSSTYKNSSRTTYNYDSTLTLNTENFEQTPKIKLYPNPANSYIEIKGLTNPETVNVYSILGVKVLEKTINVDDKIIIKNFSNGLYFLKFKNGNTLKFLKN, from the coding sequence ATGAAAAAAGAACTACTATTTATCGTAACAGTATTTACAATCTCATTACAAAGTCAACCCAAAATTAAATCTGCTATTGAAGAAAATTTTGATGGAACTAATTGGTACAATAGCCAAGGTTACAATTACGAATATGACATTGATAACAATCTCAAAACAGAGACATCCTATAGCTGGAATGGCTCGAGCTGGACACAAAGCTATAAATCTACTTATATTTATAATGCAAACAATAAAGCTACAGTACATACTGAACAACAATGGGATGCAATCAATCAGTATGTAAATTCGATTAAGACCACTTACACCTACGATTCCGAAGGTATCCTTGAAGAAATTTTAGACCAAAACTGGGATGGAATACAATGGGTAAATGCCTATCAAACATTTATAACTAACGTTAATATGGCACCATCATCCGTGATAGATTATAAATGGAATGGTTCAGACTGGGTCAATGATTATAGAATTACATTGACTTACACAGGAAATAATCCGACTCAAATTATAAATGAAGAATGGGATGGAACGCAATTTAATATATCAGACAGAGACCTTTTTACCTATAACACAAACAATTACATAGTTACATACGTCAATGAAATAGGGAATGGTACTGCATGGTCAGAAGATCAAAGAATCACTTACGAACTAGATACTAATGGAAATCGCATAAGAGAAACTGAGACTTATCAAGCAAGCAATACAAAAACTGAATATCATTATGATTTATCAGCTCAATTATCAACCTTCCTTCATCCATTTAAAGAGAAAACAGGAGTAGATTATTTCTTTGAAGATTTTCCTTATGTAAATAAAATATTAGATCAAGTGAATTACAACTACGATAGTTTTTCAAGCACTTATAAAAATTCGAGCAGAACTACCTATAATTACGACAGCACTCTTACTCTAAATACTGAAAATTTTGAACAAACCCCAAAAATTAAACTTTATCCAAATCCTGCAAACAGTTATATTGAAATAAAAGGATTAACAAATCCAGAAACTGTCAATGTTTATAGTATTCTAGGTGTAAAAGTTCTTGAAAAGACAATCAACGTTGATGATAAAATTATTATCAAAAACTTCTCTAATGGTTTATATTTCTTGAAATTTAAAAACGGAAATACGTTAAAGTTTTTAAAAAATTAA
- a CDS encoding cytochrome c biogenesis protein CcdA — MKKIYFLLLTILAFANVNAQILDPAKWTTSIEKKTDKTYVLTFNAVIEKGWHLYSQFTPDGGPLALEVEFKSQKGNYTLIGKAKESKTKTVFNDIFEVNETFFEGKVQIQQEIKLVNPKLTKVDAVLNYQVCKEVCINQEKKFSFTIPASANETVIPVVEKKIVDSTMTDSLVPSLGEANVRVINNAEAVIESNPLLQKETQKGLWSIFFIAFLSGFAALLTPCVFPLIPMTVSFFTKQSKTRAAGIRNAIFYGISIIVIYVVLGLIVTTIFGAGALNALSTNVWFNLIFFVLLVFFAISFMGAFEIVLPNSWANKVDSQADRGGIIGILFMALALAIVSFSCTGPIVGTLLVEAASKGGIAPIVGMFGFSLALALPFMFFALFPGFLQSLPKSGGWLNTVKVFLGFLELALAFKFLSNADLVLQLHLLEREVFLAIWIAIFGVLAFYLFGKISLPHDSPITHISVGRTMMGLLVLTFTIYMIPGLWGAPLKLISAFPPPMEYSESPHGVGGSATLATTDLPEGAKIGVHGLTIFEDYDKGLAYAKTVNKPILLDFTGYACVNCRKMENNVWSDSKVLSILKKEVVLISLYVDDKRALPESEQTVSKITGADIETIGDKWTDFMISRYKTNTQPLYVLTDLEGNSLNTSQPTISYVGIEVYENWLKAGISAF; from the coding sequence ATGAAGAAGATATACTTTTTACTACTTACTATTTTGGCTTTCGCCAATGTAAATGCTCAAATTTTAGATCCAGCTAAGTGGACGACTTCTATTGAAAAGAAAACTGACAAAACGTATGTGTTGACCTTTAATGCTGTAATTGAAAAAGGTTGGCATTTGTATTCGCAATTCACGCCTGATGGCGGTCCATTGGCTTTGGAAGTGGAATTTAAATCTCAAAAAGGAAATTATACGCTTATTGGTAAAGCTAAAGAAAGTAAAACCAAAACAGTTTTCAATGATATTTTTGAAGTCAACGAGACTTTTTTCGAAGGCAAAGTACAAATTCAGCAAGAAATTAAGTTGGTAAATCCTAAACTCACAAAAGTTGATGCAGTATTAAACTACCAAGTTTGTAAAGAAGTTTGCATCAATCAAGAGAAGAAATTTAGTTTTACGATTCCGGCTTCTGCAAATGAAACGGTGATTCCAGTAGTTGAAAAAAAGATAGTCGATTCTACTATGACTGATTCTTTAGTTCCAAGTTTAGGAGAAGCTAATGTACGGGTAATTAACAATGCAGAAGCCGTTATTGAATCAAACCCTTTACTACAAAAGGAAACTCAAAAAGGACTTTGGTCCATCTTTTTTATTGCGTTTTTATCTGGTTTTGCGGCTTTATTGACGCCTTGTGTGTTTCCTTTAATCCCCATGACGGTTAGTTTTTTTACCAAACAAAGTAAAACGAGAGCAGCCGGAATTCGCAACGCCATTTTTTACGGAATTTCGATTATCGTGATTTATGTAGTTTTGGGATTAATAGTCACGACCATTTTTGGTGCAGGAGCTTTAAACGCCCTATCGACCAATGTTTGGTTTAACTTGATATTCTTTGTATTGTTGGTCTTTTTTGCCATTTCCTTTATGGGGGCTTTCGAAATTGTATTACCAAATTCTTGGGCAAACAAAGTCGATTCGCAAGCGGATAGAGGTGGCATAATTGGGATTTTGTTCATGGCCTTGGCTTTGGCAATTGTTTCTTTTTCATGTACTGGTCCTATTGTTGGGACATTGCTCGTTGAAGCGGCTTCTAAAGGGGGTATTGCGCCGATTGTAGGTATGTTTGGCTTTTCGTTGGCTTTGGCATTGCCTTTTATGTTTTTCGCTTTATTTCCGGGTTTTTTACAATCGTTACCAAAATCAGGTGGTTGGTTGAATACCGTTAAAGTGTTTTTAGGATTCTTAGAATTGGCTTTGGCGTTTAAGTTTTTATCGAATGCCGATTTGGTTTTGCAATTGCATTTGTTAGAAAGAGAAGTATTCTTGGCAATTTGGATTGCGATATTTGGAGTTTTGGCTTTCTATTTATTTGGAAAAATAAGTTTACCACACGATAGTCCAATCACGCATATTTCGGTTGGTAGAACGATGATGGGATTATTAGTGTTGACGTTTACGATTTATATGATTCCAGGATTGTGGGGAGCGCCTTTGAAATTGATTAGTGCTTTTCCGCCACCCATGGAATATAGTGAAAGTCCACATGGGGTAGGAGGTTCGGCAACTTTAGCTACGACTGATTTACCTGAAGGAGCTAAAATAGGCGTGCATGGCTTGACTATTTTTGAAGATTACGACAAAGGTTTGGCTTATGCCAAAACAGTCAACAAACCGATTCTATTGGATTTTACAGGCTATGCTTGTGTGAATTGTCGAAAAATGGAAAACAATGTTTGGTCTGATTCGAAAGTGTTGTCTATTTTGAAAAAAGAAGTCGTATTGATTTCGCTTTATGTAGATGATAAAAGAGCTTTGCCAGAAAGCGAGCAAACGGTTTCTAAAATAACCGGTGCCGACATTGAAACCATTGGTGATAAATGGACCGATTTTATGATTTCGCGCTATAAAACGAATACGCAACCTTTGTATGTGTTGACAGATTTGGAAGGGAATAGTTTGAATACATCGCAACCCACGATAAGTTATGTTGGTATTGAAGTATATGAAAATTGGTTGAAAGCTGGGATTTCTGCATTTTAG
- the tilS gene encoding tRNA lysidine(34) synthetase TilS has translation MFELFKKQLSNKFPFLETKKLLLATSGGLDSMVMLDLFQKSGHDIAIAHCNFQLRGLESFGDQNFIQEYADNSGVPIFVTQFDTTAFAKDFKLSTQVAARELRYNWFYELLETEEYDYILTAHHADDNLETFLINLSRGTGLEGLTGIPEHNGDIVRPLLAFTRQDILEYAQSKNIAWREDSSNASDKYLRNKIRHDLVPLLKELNPQFMDTFQKTQSYLQDASVMVEDASIMVYQQVVSQEDEIFYIDLLQLLKLPNYKSYLYQWLKDFGFHSWEDIYDLVDSLSGKQIYSSHFRLLKDREQLILSPIVLDEEDVQYFINQNEQDVNVPLKLSLRKVNAITNPCNTSIFVDEEVLEFPLVLKKWKEGDIFQPQGMGGKTKKLSKFFKDEKLSLLEKENTWVLWSGDSVVWIIGRRADERFKVQTKTKNIINIQLV, from the coding sequence ATGTTTGAACTTTTTAAAAAACAGCTTTCTAATAAATTTCCGTTTTTGGAAACCAAAAAACTATTGCTTGCTACTAGCGGTGGTTTGGACAGTATGGTGATGCTCGATTTATTTCAAAAATCAGGCCATGATATAGCCATTGCGCATTGCAACTTTCAATTACGCGGTTTGGAGAGTTTTGGAGATCAAAATTTTATTCAGGAATATGCGGATAATAGTGGAGTTCCCATTTTTGTAACGCAATTTGATACCACGGCTTTCGCCAAAGACTTCAAGCTTTCGACCCAAGTAGCGGCACGAGAGTTGCGATACAACTGGTTTTACGAATTGCTAGAAACCGAAGAATACGATTATATTTTGACTGCACATCATGCCGATGATAACCTAGAAACCTTTTTGATTAATTTGAGTCGTGGGACAGGACTGGAAGGTCTTACCGGTATTCCAGAGCATAATGGTGATATAGTTCGTCCATTGTTAGCTTTTACGCGTCAAGATATTTTGGAATATGCACAATCGAAAAACATAGCTTGGAGGGAAGATAGCAGCAATGCATCTGATAAATACTTACGAAATAAAATCCGCCATGATTTGGTTCCCTTGTTGAAAGAGCTGAACCCTCAGTTTATGGATACTTTTCAAAAGACACAATCCTATTTACAAGATGCTTCGGTCATGGTTGAAGATGCTTCTATAATGGTGTATCAGCAAGTGGTGAGTCAAGAGGATGAGATTTTTTATATTGATTTGTTGCAGCTTTTAAAATTACCAAATTACAAGTCTTATTTGTACCAATGGTTGAAGGATTTTGGATTTCATTCTTGGGAAGATATTTACGACTTGGTGGATAGTTTGTCAGGAAAGCAAATTTACTCGTCTCATTTTAGATTGCTAAAGGATAGGGAACAGTTGATATTGAGTCCGATTGTTCTTGATGAAGAGGATGTACAGTATTTTATAAATCAAAATGAACAAGACGTTAATGTTCCCTTAAAACTGTCTTTAAGAAAAGTGAATGCGATTACCAATCCTTGTAATACCAGTATATTTGTCGATGAAGAGGTGTTAGAATTCCCTTTAGTTTTAAAAAAATGGAAAGAAGGCGATATTTTTCAACCGCAAGGAATGGGCGGGAAAACTAAAAAGCTGAGTAAGTTTTTCAAAGACGAAAAATTGTCTTTATTAGAAAAAGAAAATACTTGGGTTCTTTGGTCTGGCGATTCAGTGGTTTGGATTATTGGCAGGAGGGCAGACGAACGCTTTAAAGTGCAAACGAAAACAAAAAACATAATAAATATTCAATTGGTATAA
- a CDS encoding anthranilate synthase component I family protein: MRLIVNKTVADLKLFKKQLLTWSQHYREITFLDSNDYPQEYSTYDCVLAVDAFTSIKTDYHNAFEDLKQYQQTTRDWLFGYLSYDLKNDTEDLKSTNFDGLQFPDLFFFQPKKLFLIKGETVEMQYLHFCDDELEDDFQEILNTPLWSNVAETSLDIQQRISKVDYLQKATTLLKHIHQGNIYEANFCMEFYAENVQINPLETYSKLNQISKPPFSVFFKNHKQYLLSASPERYLKKTGEDIISQPIKGTAKRFEDPEADEKSKRDLENNPKERAENIMITDLVRNDLSHTAQRGSVKVTALCEIKSFLQVHQMISTVTSKLDCNHTVIDVIRNSFPMGSMTGAPKISAMKIIEEMEETKRGLYSGAVGYFTPEGDFDFNVVIRSILYNQEKEYVSFSVGSAITALSDPENEYEECLLKAKAMRQVLE; encoded by the coding sequence TTGAGATTAATAGTAAATAAGACTGTTGCCGACCTAAAATTGTTTAAAAAACAACTTTTGACTTGGTCGCAACACTATCGAGAAATCACTTTTTTAGACAGTAATGATTATCCGCAAGAATATTCCACTTATGATTGTGTACTTGCTGTGGATGCTTTTACGTCTATAAAAACAGATTATCATAATGCCTTTGAAGATTTAAAGCAATATCAGCAAACGACTAGAGATTGGCTTTTTGGGTACTTGTCTTATGATTTAAAAAATGATACTGAAGATTTAAAATCAACCAATTTTGATGGTTTGCAATTTCCTGATTTGTTTTTCTTTCAGCCTAAGAAGTTGTTTTTGATAAAAGGGGAGACGGTCGAAATGCAGTATTTGCATTTTTGCGATGATGAACTGGAGGATGATTTTCAGGAGATTTTAAACACGCCACTTTGGTCGAATGTAGCCGAAACATCTTTGGATATTCAACAACGAATTTCGAAGGTGGATTATCTGCAAAAAGCAACAACATTGTTAAAACATATTCATCAAGGAAATATATATGAAGCCAATTTTTGCATGGAGTTTTATGCAGAGAATGTTCAGATTAATCCTTTAGAAACTTATTCGAAATTAAACCAAATTTCGAAACCACCTTTTTCTGTTTTCTTCAAAAATCACAAGCAGTATTTATTGTCCGCTTCGCCTGAACGGTATTTGAAAAAGACAGGAGAAGACATTATTTCACAACCGATTAAAGGAACAGCGAAACGTTTTGAAGATCCAGAAGCAGATGAAAAATCTAAAAGAGATTTAGAAAACAACCCAAAAGAACGCGCCGAGAATATCATGATAACCGACTTAGTTCGTAACGATTTATCGCATACTGCACAACGTGGTTCGGTAAAAGTAACGGCATTGTGTGAGATCAAAAGCTTTTTGCAAGTGCATCAAATGATTTCAACTGTTACTTCAAAACTAGATTGTAACCACACTGTAATAGATGTGATTAGAAATAGTTTTCCAATGGGAAGTATGACGGGGGCGCCCAAAATTTCGGCTATGAAAATCATTGAGGAAATGGAAGAAACCAAACGAGGTTTGTATAGCGGAGCAGTTGGGTATTTTACTCCCGAAGGCGACTTTGATTTCAATGTAGTGATACGAAGTATTTTGTATAATCAAGAAAAGGAATATGTTTCCTTTTCGGTTGGGAGTGCCATTACAGCGCTTTCAGATCCGGAAAACGAATACGAAGAATGTTTACTTAAAGCCAAGGCCATGCGCCAGGTTTTGGAGTAA
- a CDS encoding DoxX family membrane protein — MKIATIIIRTMLGLLFLYTSISYFFHLSPEPVSSGEFKAFQVGLIASTYLIPLAKVTELLSGLAFVTGKFVTLANLVILPVSLNILLINYFLTPENLPLAVFAFGGNIFLIYTHWKNYKKLFKMNE; from the coding sequence ATGAAAATTGCAACCATTATCATTCGTACGATGCTTGGGCTTTTGTTTCTCTATACCTCAATTAGTTATTTTTTTCACTTGAGTCCTGAACCAGTGTCGTCAGGGGAATTCAAAGCATTCCAAGTGGGACTAATCGCTTCGACTTATTTAATTCCTTTGGCTAAAGTCACAGAGCTACTTAGTGGCTTAGCCTTTGTCACAGGGAAATTTGTCACTTTGGCTAATTTGGTTATTCTTCCCGTTTCTCTCAATATCTTATTAATCAATTATTTCTTAACTCCTGAGAATCTTCCTCTTGCTGTTTTTGCCTTTGGAGGTAATATATTCTTGATTTACACCCATTGGAAAAACTACAAAAAATTGTTTAAAATGAACGAATAA
- the lpdA gene encoding dihydrolipoyl dehydrogenase, translating to MSSFDVVIIGSGPGGYVSAIRCAQLGFKTAIVEKYSALGGTCLNVGCIPSKALLSSSHHYAEIKHFEDHGIEISGEVKVNLEKMIARKQAVVDQTSGGINYLMDKNKITVFNGLGSFIDATHVAVTKADGSSETIEGKNIIIATGSKPSSLPFIKLDKERVITSTEALALKEVPKHLVIIGGGVIGIELGQVYLRLGAQVSVVEYMDRIIPGMDASLSKELTKVLKKQGMKFYTSHKVQSVERAGDVVTVKAENAKGETITLEGDYSLVSVGRRPYTDGLKAENAGVKMAERGQVEVNDHLQTSASNIYAIGDVVRGAMLAHKAEEEGTMVAEILAGQKPHIDYNLIPGVVYTWPEVAAVGQTEEQLKAAGIAYKSGSFPFKALGRARASADLDGFVKILADAKTDEVLGVHMIGARTADLIAEAVVAMEYKASAEDISRMSHAHPTFAEAIKEAALAATDNRALHV from the coding sequence ATGAGTTCATTTGACGTAGTCATCATTGGTTCTGGACCAGGCGGATATGTATCAGCTATTCGTTGTGCACAATTGGGTTTTAAAACTGCTATTGTGGAGAAATATTCTGCTCTTGGAGGTACTTGCTTAAATGTAGGATGTATTCCTTCGAAAGCATTGTTGTCTTCGTCTCATCATTATGCTGAAATTAAGCATTTTGAAGATCACGGAATCGAAATTTCTGGAGAAGTAAAAGTGAACCTAGAGAAAATGATTGCTCGCAAACAAGCGGTGGTAGATCAAACTTCAGGTGGAATCAACTACTTGATGGATAAAAATAAAATTACGGTTTTCAATGGTTTGGGTTCGTTTATAGATGCGACTCATGTTGCCGTTACTAAAGCGGATGGTTCGTCAGAAACGATTGAAGGTAAAAATATAATTATAGCAACAGGTTCTAAACCATCTTCTTTGCCTTTTATAAAACTCGATAAAGAAAGAGTAATTACTTCTACTGAGGCTTTGGCTTTGAAAGAAGTACCTAAACACCTTGTAATTATTGGTGGTGGAGTAATCGGAATCGAATTAGGACAAGTGTATTTACGTTTGGGAGCGCAAGTTTCTGTGGTGGAATATATGGATCGAATTATTCCAGGAATGGATGCTTCTTTGTCTAAAGAATTAACGAAAGTGTTGAAAAAACAAGGAATGAAGTTTTATACGTCTCACAAAGTACAGTCGGTTGAAAGAGCTGGTGATGTAGTAACTGTAAAAGCGGAAAACGCTAAAGGTGAAACAATCACTCTTGAAGGTGATTACTCTTTGGTTTCTGTTGGTCGTCGTCCTTATACAGATGGATTAAAAGCTGAAAATGCAGGTGTAAAAATGGCTGAAAGAGGTCAAGTTGAGGTAAATGATCATTTACAAACTTCGGCTTCTAATATTTATGCAATTGGTGATGTTGTTCGTGGAGCGATGTTGGCGCATAAAGCGGAAGAAGAAGGAACTATGGTTGCTGAAATCTTGGCAGGACAAAAACCACATATCGATTACAATTTGATTCCAGGGGTTGTTTATACTTGGCCAGAAGTGGCTGCAGTAGGACAAACGGAAGAGCAGTTGAAAGCGGCTGGTATCGCTTACAAATCGGGAAGCTTCCCTTTCAAAGCTTTAGGACGTGCGAGAGCAAGTGCTGATTTGGACGGATTTGTAAAAATCCTTGCGGATGCTAAAACGGATGAGGTTCTTGGTGTTCACATGATTGGAGCAAGAACAGCTGATTTAATTGCTGAAGCGGTGGTTGCAATGGAATACAAAGCGTCTGCTGAAGATATTTCTAGAATGTCACATGCTCACCCAACGTTTGCAGAAGCAATCAAAGAAGCGGCATTGGCTGCAACTGATAATAGAGCATTACACGTTTAA
- a CDS encoding alpha-ketoglutarate-dependent dioxygenase AlkB, which translates to MDLFTPDLDTNHNLLPKDGTVNYYGFLFSQQEANHYLDILLNGIDWKHDEAIIMGKLIVTKRKVAWYGDSAFEYTYSNRTKKAMLWTPTLLELKARVEEKTGETFNSCLLNLYHSGDEGMAWHSDGEKDLKKNGVIASLSFGVARKFAFKHKETKETVSIILENGSLLVMKDETQTHWQHRLPPTKKVLKPRVNLTFRTIVR; encoded by the coding sequence ATGGACTTATTCACTCCAGACTTAGACACAAACCACAATCTTTTACCCAAAGACGGAACAGTCAATTATTATGGATTCTTGTTTTCGCAACAGGAGGCAAATCACTATTTGGATATTTTGTTAAACGGAATAGACTGGAAACACGACGAAGCCATCATCATGGGGAAACTAATTGTCACCAAACGCAAAGTAGCTTGGTATGGCGATAGTGCTTTTGAATACACTTATTCTAATAGAACCAAAAAAGCAATGCTTTGGACACCTACTTTATTAGAACTCAAAGCACGGGTAGAGGAAAAAACGGGAGAAACCTTCAATTCTTGTTTACTTAATTTATACCATTCGGGTGATGAAGGCATGGCTTGGCATAGTGACGGAGAAAAAGACTTGAAAAAGAATGGCGTAATTGCTTCATTGAGTTTTGGAGTAGCTCGAAAATTTGCTTTCAAGCATAAAGAAACTAAAGAAACCGTTTCGATAATTTTAGAAAATGGCAGTTTGTTAGTCATGAAAGACGAAACTCAAACGCATTGGCAACACCGATTGCCTCCAACTAAAAAAGTATTAAAACCCAGAGTGAATTTGACTTTTAGGACAATTGTTCGATAG